The Candidatus Poribacteria bacterium genomic sequence TCGAAATGCATCCGCAAGTCAATTATCGCATCGGCATGCCAAATTTGTCCTATCTCATTTTGGGGACGCACGATATGAACGGCATGATGATCGTAGAGTGGGTTTTCACCGACCAGACTGTGGATAATACCCTGTACTTCTGGAAGTCGGAAGACTTTGCCGACTGCGGAGTCATCATCCCAGACTTCGTCTAAAACTGTGCCGCCGCGCCCCCGCACAATAATCCCTTCTTCCATTTCCACATGTGCGGCTTCATTTAATTCGCGAGGGATCAATTCATCGAAGCGAAGGTAACCGTCCGCAACGAAGTTCGCCATCTGTTCCGTATTGAGCAAATACTTTTTGTCAATCATTGGATTTCCTCCAATTTCTCAAGGATATATTCAAACCTGAGATATGAGGTATGATATTCCATGCCTGGATAGGCAGGAAATTGCTGTGGAAACTGAATCACCCGCCAACCGTCTCGCATAGCTTCCACAACCGAGCTATAGGGCGGTGCCTCGCTGTCACCTGTCGTATACCGTTTTTCACCTGTACCATCGTACATTGCCCAAGCGACAACACCGCTATTTAAGTCAGGTGTGTGCAGATGGAGTACAAGCAATTGTTGTCTTAATTCAGACATAGTGTGAGTGTATTCTCCTTATCTGTTGGTATCTACCGAGTCGCTTGTGCTTTAATTTGGCTCCAAGTTGTCACCAGTTTCCCGCCGGGTTGAACGTCTAACGTAACCAACATCCCATCCGCTATTAACTCGCTGATTTCCTTTTCGCTGAGGGCTCTGTCATAAAGCACGACCTCGTCAATAGTGCCGGTCATCCAGTAGTTACCAATGTTGCACCCACCAATAAAAAGAAAATTATCGTGGTTGTCGGGTTTTGTGCCTGGCGACACTTGTGCATCGATGCCGCCATCAAGATAGAATTTGAAGTCAGAACCGTCATAAGTGCCTGCCACATGATGCCATTCCCCATCCGTTGCCACGGTTTTGGCATCAAAGGATTTCCATCCGGAGTTCGTTGTGAAAGAGTAATGGATAACCCCGGTGTTAATATGCCCGAAGAGTCCGTAGTTTCTACCGGTCGGATTGCGGTTTTCTTTGGAAGCGATGATTTGCCACGCGCCAGAGACTTTTGGGATATTTATCCATGCGGCAATTGTGAATTCTTCTAAGTCGAGAGCGTCATCATCATCGACCGTCACCATATCCGACCCTCCGAATTCCATTGCGCCATCAAATTTGCCTTTAACCCATTTCGGTTTGCCTTGTGCGATTTTTCCGTCCAATCCGTTCCCGGAGGAATCCTTAACGGCTTCCCCTTTGCCTTCATCCAGCAGCCATACACCGACAAGGCCGTCCGTATCCAATGCCATGACATGCGTTGCCATAAAATGTGTTAGCGCGAAAAGACTCAAGACCAAAAATGTTAGTACTCTGCACATAAGAAATTCTCCGTGTTATATTACTTATACACCAACGCAACGGCGAGGATACAATCCTCGCCAGCAACGGTGAGGCGGTAAATAACCTTAGACGACGGTATCGGGAAGTATCGTTGCATCCTTTGGCACAATAACGATCCCGTCGCGAATGTAGTAGTTCTTACCATCGTAATTATCAATTCCCTCTCGGTTGACAAGTACCGAATTATCACCGATACGCGCATTTTTGTCAATGATTGCATTCTGAATCAGGCACTTTTGACCTATGCCGATGTTAGGTATGCCTGCTCGTTTGCTCTCCGTCCCTGATTCATAGTAGTCCGCTCCCATGAGTACAGACTGGTAAATTCGACTGCCGTTGGAGATAACACTTCGGATACCGACGATTGTCCTATCAATCTCGGAATCATCAATAATAGACCCTTCAGCAAGGATGGAGGAGCGAACACTACTGC encodes the following:
- a CDS encoding LamG domain-containing protein, with amino-acid sequence MCRVLTFLVLSLFALTHFMATHVMALDTDGLVGVWLLDEGKGEAVKDSSGNGLDGKIAQGKPKWVKGKFDGAMEFGGSDMVTVDDDDALDLEEFTIAAWINIPKVSGAWQIIASKENRNPTGRNYGLFGHINTGVIHYSFTTNSGWKSFDAKTVATDGEWHHVAGTYDGSDFKFYLDGGIDAQVSPGTKPDNHDNFLFIGGCNIGNYWMTGTIDEVVLYDRALSEKEISELIADGMLVTLDVQPGGKLVTTWSQIKAQATR